A segment of the Fibrobacter succinogenes subsp. succinogenes S85 genome:
TCTTGCAGCAGAGCCCGTACCACGTGACCGCAGCACATGCCTACGTGGACCCGACTGGTTCCAACTACTATCTCGAAGCAAAGCGCCCGACAGACACGCTCAACTTCAAGCAGCTTTACGGCCCGCGCGAACTATCGCTCGACCTCGGCCATTTCAGGCTCAAATACCCGGTGACGGGCTTCAGCCAGATTAACGAAAGCCAAATTCACAACCTCATCAAGTCCGCAAGCCGCTTGCTCGGTCTCGAAAAGGGCGACCATTTCTTGGATCTTTACTGCGGTTACGGTCTCTTCAGCTTTGCTCTCGGTGAAGCCGCCAAGTCCGTGCTCGGTGTGGAATGGGAAGGTCCGTCCATCGACTGTGCGAAGGCTTCTGCAAGATTCTTGAAGAAAAACTACAAGTTCATCGCAGGCAAGATTGACGAGACGTTTGTGCAAATGAGACTTCCGCGGCCGATCCCTGGCGAACCGGAACGCATTTTGTTGGACCCGCCGCGCAAGGGAACTGAACCGGGCGTCATCCGGGCTCTCGCGATGCGCAAGCCCGTTCGCGTACTTCACATTTTCTGCGGCACCGATGAAATCCCAGCAGCTCTCGCCGAATGGGAACGCTACGGCTACCGCGTCAAGG
Coding sequences within it:
- a CDS encoding class I SAM-dependent RNA methyltransferase, whose amino-acid sequence is MFFEQAIAHNLPNYTKESDSAYGETLAPLDYKDELKVKNEAIREFWEVNRLARGPQPIVASPMPRNYRTTSKRQVEMKPGDLRFNEYDSILEPEEHNAIYRLLFDKLITPAYKPLAYALNWLIIRGTYKYRIVIFNVKKLDASIVRKLKQISEVLQQSPYHVTAAHAYVDPTGSNYYLEAKRPTDTLNFKQLYGPRELSLDLGHFRLKYPVTGFSQINESQIHNLIKSASRLLGLEKGDHFLDLYCGYGLFSFALGEAAKSVLGVEWEGPSIDCAKASARFLKKNYKFIAGKIDETFVQMRLPRPIPGEPERILLDPPRKGTEPGVIRALAMRKPVRVLHIFCGTDEIPAALAEWERYGYRVKEVLPMDLFPGTPHLETLVALEKK